A genomic window from Massilia sp. METH4 includes:
- a CDS encoding ATP-binding cassette domain-containing protein yields MNIASIPGARHAGTVLEADGVVAGYGGKTILQKLDLHVRAGEIYALLGANGAGKTTTLSLFLGFVTPGAGQVRVHGTDPVAQPDEARRHLAYIPENVALYEHLTARENVAYLLDLAGQAHDAAAIDAALGAAGLAAAAFDRRVAGFSKGMRQKVAIALALARRVPALLLDEPTSGLDPQATAEFNRLLGVLRGQGVAILMVTHDLLSAADVADRIGFLDAGRLIEEVAAAGDDRFDVRTLHRRYGGQAA; encoded by the coding sequence TTGAACATCGCAAGTATCCCCGGCGCGCGGCATGCCGGCACCGTCCTCGAAGCCGACGGCGTCGTTGCCGGCTACGGCGGCAAGACCATCCTGCAAAAGCTCGACCTGCACGTGCGCGCCGGCGAGATCTATGCGCTGCTCGGTGCCAACGGCGCCGGCAAGACCACCACGCTGAGCCTGTTCCTGGGCTTCGTCACCCCGGGCGCGGGTCAGGTGCGCGTGCACGGCACCGATCCCGTGGCGCAGCCGGACGAGGCGCGGCGCCACCTCGCCTACATTCCCGAGAACGTGGCGCTGTACGAGCACCTCACGGCGCGCGAGAACGTGGCCTATCTGCTCGACCTGGCCGGGCAGGCGCATGACGCCGCCGCCATCGACGCCGCGCTGGGCGCGGCCGGCCTCGCCGCGGCGGCGTTCGACCGCCGCGTGGCCGGCTTCTCGAAGGGCATGCGGCAGAAGGTGGCGATCGCGCTGGCGCTGGCGCGCCGGGTGCCCGCGCTGCTGCTGGACGAGCCCACCTCGGGCCTCGACCCGCAGGCCACGGCGGAATTCAACCGCCTGCTCGGCGTGCTGCGCGGGCAGGGCGTGGCGATCCTGATGGTGACGCACGACCTGCTGAGCGCGGCCGACGTGGCCGACCGCATCGGTTTCCTCGATGCCGGCCGCCTGATCGAGGAAGTGGCCGCCGCGGGCGACGACCGGTTCGACGTGCGCACGCTGCACCGCCGCTACGGCGGCCAGGCGGCATGA
- a CDS encoding DUF3526 domain-containing protein: MSAAVPIGPIARVARIAGEEWRALFRDRAAVAGVVLLTVLTLVAALTAYEHQRNADAERARYQAQANHEFAAQPDRHPHRMVHYGHFLFRPLNALAAFDPGIDGFTGNTLFLEGHRQNSANFGDVRQTSLLLRFGQLTPAFVLQVLAPLLLVFFGHAAVARERETGTLRVLLAQGVGSRQLVLGKLLALAGFAGLALLPALAALAWFAAAGHAPWPLALVLAAGYTAWLLLWVLTVVLASMCVARGRDALLVLLTAWAVSVILLPRWVPDLANTAVALPTRFEDAIHVQRDYLALGDSHNPDDPKFAAFRDGLLKQYGVSRVEELPVNFKGLVGMEGERKSSELFNRYAAAAFERQERQGAMIDAFGWASPALALRRLSMAAAGTDLASYRGFLEQGERYRYALIQGLNRIQVDRLAYADDIDARKDNRVSREHWGHFPEFRYEAPPLADTLGRVVPAGAALALWIVALGALVWTLAGRLGRVAR; encoded by the coding sequence ATGAGCGCCGCCGTGCCCATCGGGCCCATCGCCCGTGTCGCGCGCATCGCCGGCGAGGAGTGGCGCGCGCTGTTCCGCGACCGCGCCGCAGTCGCCGGCGTCGTGCTGCTGACGGTGCTGACGCTGGTGGCGGCGCTCACCGCTTACGAACACCAGCGCAATGCCGATGCCGAGCGGGCCCGCTACCAGGCCCAGGCCAACCACGAGTTCGCGGCCCAGCCGGACCGGCACCCGCACCGCATGGTGCACTACGGGCACTTCCTGTTCCGCCCCCTGAATGCACTGGCCGCGTTCGACCCGGGCATCGACGGCTTCACGGGCAACACGCTGTTCCTCGAAGGGCACCGGCAAAACAGCGCCAACTTCGGCGACGTGCGGCAAACGTCGCTGCTGCTGCGCTTCGGCCAGCTGACGCCGGCGTTCGTGCTGCAGGTGCTGGCACCGCTGCTGCTGGTGTTCTTCGGCCACGCCGCCGTGGCGCGCGAACGCGAGACGGGCACGCTGCGCGTGCTGCTCGCCCAGGGCGTGGGCAGCCGCCAGCTCGTGCTGGGCAAGCTGCTGGCGCTGGCCGGCTTTGCCGGGTTGGCGCTGCTGCCGGCGCTGGCCGCCCTGGCGTGGTTCGCGGCAGCCGGCCATGCACCGTGGCCGCTGGCCCTGGTGCTGGCCGCCGGCTACACCGCCTGGCTGCTGCTGTGGGTGCTGACGGTGGTGCTGGCGTCGATGTGTGTCGCGCGCGGGCGCGATGCCTTGCTGGTGCTGCTGACCGCGTGGGCGGTGAGCGTGATCCTGCTGCCGCGCTGGGTGCCCGACCTGGCCAACACCGCCGTGGCGCTGCCCACGCGCTTCGAGGATGCCATCCATGTGCAGCGCGATTACCTCGCGCTGGGCGACTCGCACAATCCGGACGACCCGAAGTTCGCCGCCTTCCGCGACGGCTTGCTCAAGCAGTATGGCGTATCGCGCGTGGAAGAATTGCCGGTCAACTTCAAGGGCCTGGTGGGCATGGAGGGCGAACGCAAGTCCAGCGAGCTGTTCAATCGCTACGCGGCCGCTGCGTTCGAACGGCAGGAACGGCAGGGCGCCATGATCGATGCTTTCGGCTGGGCCAGCCCGGCGCTGGCGCTGCGCCGCCTGTCGATGGCGGCGGCGGGCACCGACCTGGCGAGCTACCGCGGCTTCCTGGAGCAGGGGGAGCGCTATCGCTACGCGCTGATCCAGGGGCTGAACCGCATCCAGGTGGATCGGTTGGCCTATGCCGACGATATCGACGCCCGCAAGGACAATCGGGTGTCGCGCGAGCACTGGGGCCATTTCCCCGAGTTCCGCTATGAAGCGCCGCCGCTGGCCGATACGCTGGGCCGCGTGGTGCCCGCGGGAGCCGCCCTGGCGCTGTGGATCGTTGCGCTGGGCGCGCTCGTGTGGACGCTGGCCGGCCGGCTGGGGAGGGTGGCGCGATGA
- a CDS encoding DUF3526 domain-containing protein — MSWLAFELRLILRSRLSTAALALLLLLASLAVWSGMHEVERQRQTIARLAPLHEQDVAALAARYPNGKDAGNAAYYTFYNTWDAPSDAAFLALGLRDVAPYVLRIRALGLQAQLYEGETFNPEVALPGRFDFAFVLIYLAPLFAIALLHDLVSGERQSGRLRLLQAMPGAGRLWRRRVGLRYALLFAGLALPVCAGAALSGMGLAATLVVLAVAAAYLAFWTGVSLLVATRRWRSVTNATALMGAWALLTLVLPTLANVALGRAIPVHQGVDLMLAQRQTVHGAWEVPRAETMRKFVATHPEWKDRAEVAGRFHWKWYFAFHQVGDESVAGAVRAYRDGLQARQGWTERLGWLLPGVGAQAVLHRLADTDLPAQLAYQDAIAAFHERIRKFYYPYLFNDRPFGTADFDRRPAFVPRVPGGAPPWLDAAVLMLLAGGVLAAGLARLGRLRQ, encoded by the coding sequence ATGAGCTGGCTGGCCTTCGAACTGCGCCTGATCCTGCGCTCGCGCCTGTCCACCGCCGCGCTGGCACTGCTGTTGCTGCTCGCGAGCCTGGCGGTATGGTCCGGCATGCACGAAGTGGAGCGGCAGCGGCAGACGATCGCGCGCCTGGCGCCGCTGCACGAGCAGGACGTGGCCGCCCTGGCGGCCCGCTACCCGAACGGCAAGGATGCCGGCAACGCCGCCTACTACACGTTCTACAACACGTGGGATGCGCCGTCGGACGCCGCCTTTCTCGCCCTCGGCCTGCGCGACGTGGCGCCATATGTGCTGCGTATCCGCGCGCTGGGCCTGCAGGCCCAGCTCTACGAAGGGGAAACCTTCAATCCGGAAGTGGCACTGCCTGGCCGCTTCGACTTCGCCTTCGTGCTGATCTACCTGGCGCCCCTGTTCGCAATCGCGCTGCTGCACGACCTGGTGTCGGGCGAGCGCCAGTCGGGCCGCCTGCGGCTGCTGCAGGCGATGCCGGGTGCAGGCCGGCTGTGGCGGCGGCGCGTGGGGCTGCGCTATGCCTTGCTGTTCGCCGGCCTGGCATTGCCGGTATGCGCCGGCGCGGCGCTGTCGGGCATGGGCCTTGCCGCCACGCTGGTCGTGCTGGCGGTGGCGGCGGCCTACCTGGCATTCTGGACCGGCGTGTCGCTGCTGGTCGCCACGCGCCGTTGGCGCTCCGTCACCAATGCCACCGCGTTGATGGGCGCCTGGGCGCTGCTCACGCTCGTGCTGCCCACCCTGGCCAACGTGGCGCTGGGCCGCGCGATCCCCGTGCACCAGGGCGTGGACCTGATGCTGGCGCAGCGGCAGACGGTGCATGGGGCCTGGGAAGTGCCGCGCGCGGAAACGATGCGCAAGTTCGTGGCCACCCACCCGGAATGGAAGGATCGTGCCGAGGTGGCGGGCCGCTTCCACTGGAAGTGGTATTTCGCCTTCCACCAGGTGGGCGACGAGAGCGTGGCCGGCGCGGTGCGCGCCTACCGCGATGGATTGCAGGCGCGCCAGGGCTGGACGGAGCGGCTCGGCTGGCTGTTGCCCGGCGTGGGCGCGCAGGCCGTGCTGCACCGGCTGGCGGACACCGACCTGCCGGCGCAGCTGGCCTACCAGGACGCGATTGCGGCCTTCCACGAGCGCATCCGCAAGTTCTACTACCCCTACCTGTTCAATGACAGGCCCTTCGGCACCGCCGATTTCGACCGGCGGCCGGCGTTCGTGCCACGCGTGCCCGGCGGGGCACCGCCATGGCTTGACGCCGCGGTGTTGATGCTGCTGGCAGGCGGCGTGCTGGCGGCCGGGCTGGCGCGGCTCGGGCGCCTGCGGCAGTGA